The following proteins come from a genomic window of Mesorhizobium sp. 113-3-3:
- a CDS encoding GumC family protein encodes MLDRSRQHQIAAPGHGQALSSDLYYDGSQNHGPYGRDFTEQDQRFNPLKLLFYVVQYRWLIAMMMAAGLVAGVVVTMMQTPKYQATTQLEVLVPSAKVFQDIEVVSESSDIRAFQTAREKLKSRALAQRVVFQLGLSEKLDFLFPTPDFSISNIFYRAFRITKAPSIEEKTPEQREAIAIKRVLDNLTVNLVTNTSLLSITFSDQKPKYASDVANQVAQSFIDQRVDQTSETSDLARQFIQEQVSQVKQKLQKSEEELVAYARDAGITITGDDKSLIGSNIEALNAALQTATQERSDAGSVVDQIDKGRGGSLGPVLESKGLQVLSDKLADLNSQYQQKLGILKPGFPEMQQLQSQIKELQRVYNNGVLAITDSLRLKYQQAQDKEADLKEKLADMERQQVAFNDKNIKYTILKREVDSNRSQYDSLIAKLNEVGVSSELKTQSAAIVDVATQPAAPYSPRLSINLAIALALFMAISGSIIYVIELLNNTFTNPEQVEKELGLAMLGILPHVDDRELIASIADQKSGLSEAYRSLRTSLQFSGAEGAPRSLLVTSSEPAEGKSTTAFKLGQDFAALGARVLLVDGDLRKPNLHRLFGLDNTIGLSNLLTNTVRKEDLVGIFRSTKYANVTVLTSGTIPPNPADLLSSPRMAMIVTNLSKRYDLVIIDAPPIVGLSDAPILSRLAEGTLMVISTKQVTRKSAKTALKRLRAAGANVVGAAMSKFAVNKFDYNYAYKYMNYQYYNYGASTPKLEGKVDDGADQPARAKSSTFKHLVRRIRSSVSGFVDRAKSTP; translated from the coding sequence ATGCTCGATCGTAGCAGGCAACACCAAATAGCAGCTCCCGGACATGGCCAAGCCTTGTCTTCGGATCTCTACTATGATGGTAGCCAAAATCATGGCCCGTATGGCCGCGATTTTACCGAACAGGATCAACGGTTTAATCCGCTCAAGCTGCTCTTCTACGTTGTCCAGTATCGATGGCTGATCGCCATGATGATGGCGGCCGGGCTTGTTGCCGGCGTCGTCGTGACCATGATGCAGACGCCCAAATACCAGGCAACGACGCAGCTGGAAGTCTTAGTCCCATCGGCGAAGGTCTTCCAAGACATCGAAGTGGTTTCCGAAAGCAGCGATATACGAGCCTTTCAGACCGCTCGTGAAAAGTTGAAGAGCCGGGCATTGGCGCAACGCGTTGTCTTCCAACTGGGCCTCAGCGAAAAGCTGGACTTCCTGTTTCCGACGCCGGATTTTTCGATCAGCAATATTTTCTATCGTGCCTTCAGAATCACGAAAGCACCCTCAATTGAAGAAAAAACTCCGGAACAACGTGAAGCCATTGCGATCAAACGCGTTTTAGACAACCTCACGGTTAATCTAGTAACCAACACAAGTTTGCTGTCCATCACCTTTTCGGACCAGAAGCCGAAATACGCTAGCGATGTGGCCAACCAGGTTGCACAGAGTTTTATCGATCAGCGGGTGGATCAAACCAGCGAAACGTCTGACTTGGCGCGGCAATTCATCCAGGAGCAGGTTTCGCAGGTCAAGCAGAAGCTCCAGAAATCCGAGGAAGAGCTCGTCGCTTACGCAAGGGATGCTGGCATTACGATCACCGGCGACGACAAGTCGCTTATCGGGTCGAATATTGAGGCCCTCAACGCAGCGCTCCAAACGGCGACCCAGGAACGGTCGGATGCCGGATCGGTTGTCGATCAGATCGACAAGGGACGTGGTGGCAGCCTTGGCCCGGTGCTAGAAAGCAAGGGCCTGCAGGTACTTAGTGATAAGCTGGCTGATCTCAACAGCCAGTATCAGCAGAAGCTGGGCATATTAAAGCCCGGCTTTCCGGAAATGCAGCAATTGCAGTCCCAGATCAAGGAACTGCAGCGCGTGTACAACAATGGGGTGCTGGCGATCACCGATTCGCTTCGACTTAAATACCAGCAAGCCCAAGACAAGGAAGCCGATCTTAAAGAGAAGCTTGCTGATATGGAGCGGCAGCAGGTCGCCTTCAATGACAAGAATATTAAATATACGATCCTGAAGCGTGAGGTCGACTCAAACCGGTCACAGTATGACAGTTTAATTGCCAAGCTAAACGAAGTTGGCGTGAGTTCCGAACTCAAGACCCAAAGTGCCGCTATCGTGGACGTCGCGACGCAGCCGGCGGCGCCTTATTCTCCACGCCTGAGCATCAATCTCGCAATTGCATTGGCTCTCTTCATGGCCATCAGTGGCTCGATTATTTATGTTATCGAGCTGCTGAACAACACGTTTACCAATCCCGAGCAGGTCGAAAAGGAACTCGGACTGGCGATGCTCGGGATCTTGCCCCATGTCGACGATCGCGAGCTCATTGCCAGCATTGCAGACCAGAAGTCAGGCCTATCCGAGGCCTATCGGTCGCTTCGAACATCTTTGCAGTTCTCCGGCGCGGAAGGTGCGCCGCGCTCGCTTCTGGTCACCAGTTCAGAGCCGGCAGAGGGTAAGTCTACGACGGCCTTCAAGCTTGGCCAGGATTTCGCAGCGCTCGGGGCAAGGGTGCTGCTTGTCGACGGCGATCTTCGAAAACCGAACCTTCATCGATTGTTTGGTCTCGACAATACGATCGGATTGAGCAACCTGCTGACCAACACCGTCCGTAAAGAAGACCTCGTTGGCATCTTCCGGTCAACCAAATACGCAAATGTGACGGTTCTGACATCCGGTACCATTCCGCCCAATCCTGCGGATCTTCTATCGTCACCAAGAATGGCGATGATCGTGACCAATCTCAGCAAACGCTACGACTTGGTGATTATCGACGCTCCGCCGATCGTTGGCCTATCTGACGCCCCCATCCTCAGCCGGCTGGCTGAGGGAACGTTGATGGTTATTTCGACGAAGCAGGTCACGCGCAAGTCGGCGAAGACAGCCTTGAAGCGTCTGCGTGCTGCCGGTGCCAACGTGGTTGGGGCCGCAATGTCGAAGTTTGCGGTGAACAAGTTCGACTACAACTACGCCTATAAGTACATGAATTACCAATATTATAACTATGGCGCCAGTACCCCGAAACTTGAAGGTAAAGTTGATGACGGCGCAGACCAGCCCGCTCGCGCAAAATCTTCGACGTTCAAGCATTTGGTTCGTCGCATCCGCTCTAGTGTTAGCGGCTTCGTCGATCGGGCTAAGTCGACTCCTTGA
- a CDS encoding polysaccharide biosynthesis/export family protein, which yields MKRNLMNCAAITIVVMLGSLGVSACTSTSPTAPASIDALQLTSSSSSVPLSGGGALQIVKDLPAPQNSQNGSEQPLSPNDVLEVDVFQVDNLNRTVQVDAGGQISLPLIGTVTAAGKTVRQLEKEIEAAYSANYLQSPDVTIFVKESIGQRITVDGEVNKAGIYPVSSNASLIDAVALAGGFNTIGDAGKVFVYRNIGQNTLVANYNVESIRAGKSRNPRIYGGDKVVVFPSKSKIALNNLKDALGVASTAVRIGVLAP from the coding sequence ATGAAGCGCAATTTGATGAACTGCGCCGCGATTACGATAGTCGTGATGCTCGGTTCCCTCGGCGTTTCGGCCTGCACGAGCACCTCGCCGACGGCGCCGGCCTCGATCGATGCGCTGCAGCTCACATCATCATCATCGTCGGTTCCCTTATCAGGCGGTGGCGCTCTGCAGATTGTGAAGGATCTTCCCGCTCCTCAAAACAGCCAGAACGGCAGTGAGCAGCCCTTGTCGCCGAATGACGTGCTCGAGGTCGATGTGTTCCAAGTCGACAATCTCAATAGGACGGTTCAGGTCGACGCCGGCGGGCAAATTTCGCTTCCCCTCATCGGAACCGTCACTGCAGCAGGAAAAACCGTCCGTCAGTTGGAGAAGGAAATCGAAGCCGCTTATAGCGCGAACTATCTCCAATCGCCGGACGTGACAATCTTCGTCAAGGAATCGATCGGACAACGCATAACCGTTGATGGCGAAGTCAACAAGGCGGGGATCTATCCCGTATCGAGCAACGCTTCATTGATCGACGCGGTCGCACTTGCAGGTGGGTTCAATACTATTGGCGATGCGGGAAAAGTCTTTGTTTACCGCAATATCGGTCAAAACACGCTGGTCGCGAACTACAACGTCGAGAGCATACGCGCTGGCAAAAGCCGCAATCCACGCATCTACGGTGGCGACAAGGTGGTCGTGTTTCCATCAAAATCGAAAATCGCTTTGAACAATCTGAAGGACGCCCTCGGAGTTGCGTCAACCGCAGTGAGAATTGGCGTGCTTGCGCCGTAG
- a CDS encoding tyrosine-protein phosphatase has translation MIDLHSHILPGLDDGSPDLAESLEMARLAVADGTTHMACTPHVVPGMYENGTENIVEAVRSLEQALRRTEIPLALYVGADIHIAPDLPDQLTVGNVPTLNSSRYFLFEPPHHVLPPRLEELALRLLEAGFVPILTHPERLTWIKANYDVVERLNRLGCLIQLTADSIIGAFGRTALYYSEKLIDEGRVDIIASDTHGANRRRPGLSQAFDAVAKRCGEDEAYNMVVRRPSDILANRPLEPVGKTFANKPSPDKVGRFGGLGRLLKAVSS, from the coding sequence ATGATCGACCTGCATTCTCATATCTTGCCTGGTCTCGACGACGGCTCGCCTGATCTTGCTGAATCGCTGGAAATGGCGAGGTTGGCGGTGGCCGACGGGACGACCCATATGGCATGTACGCCCCATGTCGTACCTGGTATGTATGAGAACGGGACGGAGAATATCGTCGAGGCGGTCCGTTCGTTGGAGCAAGCGCTACGGCGCACCGAGATCCCGCTTGCCCTTTACGTTGGTGCCGACATCCATATAGCTCCCGATCTTCCAGATCAGCTAACGGTCGGCAACGTGCCGACCTTGAACAGTTCACGCTATTTTCTGTTCGAGCCGCCTCACCATGTGTTGCCGCCGCGGTTGGAAGAACTTGCTTTGCGCCTCCTAGAGGCCGGGTTCGTCCCGATTCTCACCCATCCGGAGCGTTTAACCTGGATCAAGGCAAACTATGACGTGGTCGAAAGGCTGAATAGGCTCGGCTGCCTCATACAGCTTACTGCAGACTCGATTATTGGCGCTTTCGGGCGTACCGCGCTCTACTACTCGGAAAAGCTGATAGACGAAGGCCGGGTCGATATTATCGCATCCGATACTCATGGTGCTAATCGCCGCCGGCCTGGCCTTTCCCAAGCGTTTGACGCTGTCGCGAAGCGGTGCGGGGAAGACGAGGCCTACAATATGGTAGTGAGGCGGCCGAGCGACATTTTGGCGAACCGGCCGCTAGAGCCTGTTGGAAAAACGTTTGCAAACAAGCCAAGCCCCGACAAGGTCGGCCGCTTCGGCGGGCTCGGCCGTTTGCTAAAGGCCGTGTCCTCATGA
- a CDS encoding O-antigen ligase family protein, with the protein MKLMKDVRQFDSMAALRALFIIALPAIGIAGYIGAYVLMAAWALGGPMRAVEALCLSVVVGLANPALFPAPDSVALLRWLVLFAAFGTALFSKRPQPWLWPPVLKAGAAFVAVVAMETLISSYAKDVSLSKLIIFLIGVTAVVLNVQLAKDEDQDRLIRWMLTFNSVFVLASFPLLFTAVGFFANNHGFQGLLNQPQAYGVFLGPFTAWMIVRVYTGRSRGLFWWIVTTLCLVSLVATEARTGMLAVLIALPFAAIVGRISSEGHAFRAIIAAFFLFGGGVFVIGYAYDAVMPAVQSLAFKLNNADTFSGALMESRGLVIDKSLPNFYANPIFGIGFGLPSSPWDLDVTRFMGIPIGNPVEKGVIVLSVLEELGIVGFIGFAFLVVAVVYRPLIWRSEQAVAITFAALATNAGEATLFSPGGVGMMVWIWLACGSCAPLRVVLQPPRKTAFQ; encoded by the coding sequence ATGAAGCTTATGAAAGATGTTCGACAGTTTGATTCTATGGCCGCACTGCGCGCACTCTTCATCATCGCTCTCCCTGCCATCGGAATTGCAGGCTACATCGGCGCTTACGTTTTGATGGCAGCCTGGGCACTGGGTGGCCCAATGAGAGCGGTAGAAGCGCTTTGCCTCTCCGTGGTCGTAGGTTTGGCAAATCCAGCCCTCTTTCCTGCACCGGATTCCGTGGCGCTGCTCCGTTGGCTTGTGCTTTTTGCAGCATTTGGAACCGCGTTGTTCTCAAAGCGGCCGCAACCCTGGCTTTGGCCCCCTGTTCTGAAGGCTGGTGCCGCCTTTGTCGCGGTGGTCGCAATGGAAACCCTAATCTCGAGCTACGCCAAGGATGTGTCGCTATCCAAGTTGATAATATTCTTAATCGGCGTCACGGCGGTGGTATTGAATGTGCAGCTCGCCAAAGACGAGGACCAAGACCGGCTAATCCGATGGATGCTTACCTTTAACTCAGTCTTCGTGCTTGCTAGTTTTCCTTTGCTATTCACCGCTGTCGGATTCTTTGCAAACAATCATGGCTTCCAGGGCTTATTAAACCAGCCGCAAGCGTACGGCGTTTTCCTGGGGCCATTCACCGCATGGATGATCGTTCGGGTCTACACGGGCCGGTCGCGCGGTCTGTTTTGGTGGATTGTCACAACCCTTTGCCTCGTTTCTCTGGTTGCCACGGAAGCACGCACCGGCATGTTAGCGGTTCTGATTGCGCTGCCGTTCGCGGCCATAGTTGGGCGCATATCGAGTGAAGGTCATGCATTCAGAGCCATCATAGCTGCCTTCTTTTTGTTCGGTGGCGGCGTTTTCGTAATTGGCTATGCCTACGATGCTGTCATGCCGGCGGTCCAGAGCCTCGCCTTCAAGCTCAACAATGCCGATACCTTTTCTGGCGCGCTTATGGAATCGCGCGGTCTCGTGATCGATAAATCGCTGCCGAATTTTTATGCCAATCCCATTTTTGGCATCGGATTTGGCCTTCCGTCTTCGCCGTGGGACTTGGACGTAACGCGGTTCATGGGCATCCCCATTGGAAATCCAGTCGAGAAGGGCGTGATCGTCCTTTCTGTGTTGGAAGAGCTCGGCATTGTCGGTTTTATCGGGTTCGCTTTCCTCGTGGTCGCCGTCGTTTATCGACCTCTTATTTGGAGGTCTGAGCAGGCTGTCGCGATCACGTTTGCTGCCCTTGCTACCAATGCAGGAGAAGCGACCTTGTTCTCTCCGGGTGGCGTTGGAATGATGGTCTGGATATGGCTTGCATGCGGAAGCTGTGCTCCGCTCCGAGTGGTATTGCAGCCACCTCGAAAGACTGCGTTTCAGTAG
- a CDS encoding right-handed parallel beta-helix repeat-containing protein codes for MDRRQFLGAAPLIAAAPAVAKTPRHDVLSFNAAGDGVKDDTASIQRTVDEVKLVGGGVVRIPEGTYKISAPIRVYGNFQFRSIKILGDNAEIVSTHAGPAFEFDPSNPTPAPQVKQRSEMDGLSFSGPGRDIAGSSGISIVNGATVRVRNCKVRGYEKGISGVGALILRFLEVELYGNTYGYHFTSTKTFGANDIHFNSCFIFENTKAGFAENFPNSVITFNQCEIEGNNFDGNADDGVVTMEFSNAGKVTMVGCHVEENHGRANIVFAGGNRSSSLNIIGSEILPGRKISTVVEMVTSFGPFGHLHIMGSRITSGRGNQIDLGLGISACIIGETEGGISGDLSKLVVIKDGKVATGGIEP; via the coding sequence ATGGATCGACGGCAATTTCTAGGTGCCGCTCCTCTTATTGCAGCGGCTCCGGCCGTAGCGAAGACACCTCGGCACGATGTTCTCTCATTCAACGCAGCTGGCGATGGCGTAAAAGATGATACCGCGTCCATCCAGCGCACGGTTGACGAGGTGAAGCTGGTTGGCGGAGGCGTCGTCAGAATCCCCGAAGGCACCTATAAAATCAGTGCGCCCATCCGGGTTTATGGGAACTTTCAGTTTCGCAGCATCAAGATATTGGGGGACAATGCAGAGATCGTCTCGACCCATGCAGGCCCGGCGTTCGAATTCGATCCTTCGAACCCGACGCCCGCACCACAGGTCAAGCAACGAAGCGAAATGGACGGTTTATCCTTCTCGGGGCCGGGCCGTGATATTGCTGGCTCCAGCGGTATTTCCATTGTCAATGGAGCAACTGTACGAGTTCGCAATTGCAAGGTCAGGGGTTATGAGAAAGGCATATCTGGTGTCGGCGCCTTGATTTTGCGTTTCCTTGAAGTGGAGCTCTACGGCAATACCTACGGCTATCACTTCACCAGCACCAAAACGTTCGGTGCCAATGACATCCATTTCAACTCATGCTTCATTTTCGAAAACACTAAAGCAGGGTTTGCGGAAAACTTCCCGAATAGCGTAATCACTTTCAACCAATGCGAGATCGAGGGCAACAACTTCGATGGAAATGCCGACGATGGCGTTGTCACCATGGAGTTCTCCAATGCGGGCAAAGTAACCATGGTCGGATGTCATGTGGAAGAAAATCACGGAAGGGCGAATATAGTTTTTGCAGGGGGCAACCGATCATCGTCCTTAAATATCATCGGCAGCGAAATTCTTCCTGGCAGAAAAATATCTACGGTAGTTGAGATGGTGACAAGCTTTGGCCCATTCGGCCATCTGCACATCATGGGATCTCGGATCACAAGCGGACGCGGAAATCAGATTGATCTTGGTCTTGGGATTTCAGCTTGCATAATTGGTGAGACCGAAGGGGGTATATCTGGCGATCTAAGCAAGCTGGTCGTGATCAAGGATGGGAAGGTCGCGACCGGCGGTATAGAACCATAA
- a CDS encoding glycosyltransferase family 4 protein, protein MEEVLSDFQMRIALIADTFPPLRTSGAVQLRDLSREFARQGHRLTVMLPAADLARPWAIEELDGVTVLRLRAPPTKEIGYVRRTWNEFIMPFAMLRNLRKSPVAGQRWDGIVWYAPSIFHGPMASALKRESGCKGYLIIRDIFPEWAVDMGLMGRGLPYRFFDAVARYQYSIADVIGVQTPGNLAYFGRWLRKSGRVLEVLQNWLDKPSNVRCSIRVSDTPLAGRKLFVYAGNMGVAQSVGIVLDLAQRMASRVDVGFLFVGRGSEVRRLREKAQALGLTNVVFFDEIHPDEIPDLYAQCRIGIVSLDLRHRSHNIPGKFLTYMQSGLPALVRLNPGNDLAELIRNERVGEECQSDQLDELVAKAERLLVQVETDADLPGRCKRLFDRQFSAERAVSQIAEALSRP, encoded by the coding sequence GTGGAAGAAGTACTGAGCGACTTCCAGATGCGGATCGCTTTGATTGCGGATACCTTTCCACCGCTGCGCACATCGGGCGCGGTGCAACTGAGGGATCTTTCCCGGGAGTTTGCGCGACAAGGGCATCGGCTGACTGTCATGCTCCCAGCGGCCGACTTGGCCCGCCCTTGGGCTATTGAAGAGCTTGACGGGGTAACGGTGCTGCGCCTGCGAGCTCCGCCTACCAAGGAAATTGGCTATGTGAGGCGTACCTGGAATGAGTTCATCATGCCCTTTGCCATGTTGCGCAATCTGCGCAAAAGCCCGGTGGCAGGGCAGCGTTGGGATGGGATTGTTTGGTATGCTCCCTCGATCTTCCACGGACCCATGGCCAGCGCGCTAAAGCGCGAAAGCGGCTGCAAGGGGTATCTTATCATTCGTGATATCTTTCCCGAATGGGCCGTTGATATGGGTCTGATGGGCCGCGGTCTGCCGTACCGTTTCTTTGATGCCGTCGCGCGCTACCAATACTCGATTGCTGATGTGATCGGAGTGCAGACGCCGGGCAACCTAGCTTACTTCGGTCGGTGGCTGCGGAAGTCTGGGCGCGTGCTTGAGGTGTTGCAGAACTGGCTGGACAAGCCTTCAAACGTGCGTTGTTCGATCCGTGTCAGTGACACGCCGTTGGCCGGGCGCAAGCTGTTCGTCTACGCAGGCAATATGGGTGTGGCTCAAAGCGTCGGCATTGTATTGGACTTGGCGCAGAGAATGGCCTCCCGGGTCGATGTGGGATTCCTGTTCGTCGGTCGCGGCAGTGAGGTCCGAAGACTTAGAGAAAAGGCGCAGGCTCTCGGCCTCACTAATGTGGTCTTTTTCGACGAGATCCACCCCGACGAAATCCCGGACCTTTACGCACAGTGCCGGATTGGGATCGTCTCGTTGGATCTTCGCCACAGGTCTCACAACATACCAGGCAAGTTCCTGACTTATATGCAAAGTGGCCTCCCTGCACTGGTGCGTTTGAACCCTGGCAACGACTTGGCCGAGCTGATCCGAAACGAGCGAGTTGGCGAAGAGTGCCAGAGCGATCAGCTGGATGAACTGGTCGCGAAAGCGGAAAGGTTGCTGGTACAGGTTGAAACGGATGCCGACCTGCCCGGACGTTGCAAGCGATTGTTCGACCGCCAGTTTTCCGCCGAACGGGCGGTGTCCCAAATAGCAGAAGCGCTTTCCAGGCCATAA
- the wecB gene encoding non-hydrolyzing UDP-N-acetylglucosamine 2-epimerase produces the protein MNRLKVMTIVGTRPEIIRLSRVIDRLDQSCDQCLVHTGQNHDYELNEIFFEQLKIRRPDVFLEASGNTAAKTIGRVIAATDQVLREREPEAVLLLGDTNSCLAAIAAKRLRIPVFHMEAGNRCFDSRVPEEINRRIVDHVADIHLTYSDIARSYLLREGIAPDQIIKTGSPMLEVLTYYKDEINKSDVLGQLSLERGKYFVMSAHREENVDPPDKMTRIAQIANHIAQEHDIPVIVSTHPRTRSRLNSLNLEMNSRIHFMKPFGFLDYVHLQMNAKAVLSDSGTITEESSILNFPALNLREAHERPEGMEEGAVMMVGLDIDRVCQGLAILESQSRAAERGLRLVADYDIPNVSEKVVRIIHSYTDYVNRVVWKKY, from the coding sequence GTGAATAGGCTGAAGGTTATGACGATCGTCGGGACGCGCCCCGAAATCATCCGATTGTCGCGTGTTATCGACCGGTTGGATCAATCGTGTGACCAATGCCTCGTCCATACGGGGCAAAACCATGACTATGAGTTGAATGAGATCTTTTTCGAGCAGCTTAAGATTCGCCGCCCCGATGTGTTTCTTGAAGCATCAGGGAACACGGCTGCCAAAACCATTGGTCGCGTGATCGCGGCGACCGATCAAGTGCTCCGCGAGCGTGAGCCAGAAGCGGTTTTGCTGCTTGGAGACACAAATAGCTGTCTCGCGGCAATTGCCGCCAAGCGATTGCGGATTCCTGTTTTTCACATGGAGGCCGGCAACCGTTGTTTCGATTCACGGGTTCCGGAAGAGATAAACCGCCGGATCGTTGATCATGTTGCCGACATCCATCTGACCTACAGTGACATCGCGCGAAGCTACCTGCTGCGAGAGGGGATCGCACCCGATCAGATTATCAAGACGGGCAGTCCGATGCTTGAAGTCCTGACCTACTATAAGGATGAGATCAACAAATCGGACGTCTTGGGCCAGCTCTCTCTTGAACGTGGAAAATACTTCGTGATGAGCGCTCATCGCGAAGAAAACGTCGACCCACCGGACAAAATGACCCGGATTGCTCAGATCGCCAATCACATAGCGCAGGAACACGACATTCCGGTAATCGTTTCGACGCACCCGCGCACGCGTTCGCGGCTGAACTCGTTGAACCTCGAAATGAACTCCAGAATCCATTTTATGAAGCCCTTCGGCTTCCTGGACTATGTGCATCTGCAGATGAATGCGAAAGCAGTTCTATCGGACAGCGGCACGATCACGGAAGAGTCCTCTATCTTGAATTTTCCTGCTCTCAACTTGCGCGAGGCTCATGAGCGTCCAGAGGGGATGGAGGAAGGTGCGGTAATGATGGTGGGTTTGGACATCGACCGGGTATGTCAGGGCCTTGCGATCTTGGAAAGCCAGTCGCGTGCGGCTGAGCGAGGGCTCCGTCTGGTTGCCGATTATGATATACCCAATGTCAGCGAAAAGGTGGTTCGCATAATCCACAGCTATACCGACTATGTGAACCGCGTTGTGTGGAAGAAGTACTGA
- a CDS encoding dTDP-4-dehydrorhamnose reductase family protein, translating into MLGNAVFRFFSADHRYETVGTLRSSAKKHHFLPREHGSLISNLDVRNDGDLTAVFAEARPDVVVNCVGIIKQLDASRNHLTSLSINASLPHRLAQLSRVAGARLIHVSTDCVFSGSKGNYLESDFADANDLYGRTKFLGEVDYPNAVTLRTSIIGHELESSKSLVDWFLSQQGEVRGYKNAVFSGLPAVELARVIKEFVIPNNDLRGLFHVSADPINKFDLLSLVSKAYDKEIDIIADTSVTVDRSLNSGLFRKTTGFKPDPWPELVAAMHESYLKYNQEVVGSEDPSAPKHQDCS; encoded by the coding sequence ATGCTCGGAAACGCGGTCTTCCGGTTCTTCTCCGCCGATCATCGATATGAAACCGTTGGAACCCTTCGATCGTCCGCCAAAAAACACCATTTTCTGCCTCGCGAGCACGGCAGCCTCATATCCAACCTCGATGTTCGGAACGATGGAGATTTGACGGCCGTGTTCGCCGAGGCCCGGCCGGATGTCGTCGTAAACTGTGTGGGCATCATCAAGCAGCTTGACGCTTCGCGAAACCATCTCACCTCGCTGTCAATCAACGCGTCTCTCCCTCATCGCTTGGCGCAGCTTTCGCGCGTAGCTGGGGCTCGTTTGATACATGTGAGCACGGATTGTGTTTTCTCGGGTAGCAAGGGAAATTACCTCGAATCCGACTTTGCCGACGCGAACGATCTCTACGGGAGAACGAAGTTTCTGGGTGAGGTCGATTACCCGAATGCAGTGACGCTCCGCACCTCAATCATCGGTCACGAGCTAGAGAGCTCAAAAAGTCTGGTCGACTGGTTTTTGAGCCAGCAAGGCGAAGTCAGGGGCTACAAGAATGCCGTCTTCTCCGGCTTGCCTGCCGTCGAACTGGCGCGTGTGATCAAGGAATTTGTGATCCCTAATAACGACCTAAGAGGCCTTTTTCACGTTTCGGCTGATCCGATCAACAAATTTGATCTTCTTTCGCTTGTATCCAAGGCCTACGACAAGGAAATAGATATTATTGCCGATACGTCCGTCACCGTCGATCGCTCACTAAATTCCGGCTTATTTAGAAAAACGACGGGCTTTAAGCCAGATCCCTGGCCGGAGCTCGTGGCAGCAATGCACGAGAGCTACCTCAAGTATAACCAAGAGGTCGTTGGAAGTGAGGATCCAAGTGCGCCGAAACATCAGGATTGCTCGTAG
- a CDS encoding polysaccharide biosynthesis protein, translating to MFTGKTLLITGGTGSFGNAVLRRFLDSDLAEIRIFSRDEKKQDDMRKKYNNSKVKFYIGDVRDYQSVLNAVRGVNFIYHAAALKQVPSCEFYPLEAVKTNVLGTENTLEAAINCGVERVICLSTDKAVYPINAMGISKAMMEKVIVAKSRSSNSTAICATRYGNVMASRGSVIPLFTNQIRAGQPITITDAAMTRFMMTLDDAVDLVLYAFQHGNPGEIFVQKAPAATIETLARALTGLLGAPDHPIRIIGTRHGEKLFEALLSREERVAAEDLGNYYRVPPDLRDLNYGKFFEQGEIEISEATDYNSHNTTRLDVKEMQALLMKLRFVQAIVRGEHVEPEE from the coding sequence ATGTTTACCGGCAAGACTCTCCTCATAACCGGCGGCACTGGTTCATTCGGAAATGCCGTTTTGCGGCGCTTTCTCGATTCCGATTTGGCTGAAATCCGCATCTTCAGCCGGGATGAGAAGAAGCAGGATGACATGCGCAAGAAATACAACAACTCCAAGGTCAAGTTCTATATTGGAGACGTGCGCGACTATCAGTCCGTCCTCAACGCCGTACGAGGGGTGAATTTCATTTATCACGCCGCGGCGCTCAAACAGGTGCCGTCCTGCGAATTCTACCCGCTTGAGGCCGTCAAGACCAACGTGCTGGGTACGGAGAACACTCTGGAAGCCGCCATAAACTGTGGTGTCGAGCGTGTGATCTGTCTGAGCACGGATAAGGCAGTGTATCCAATCAACGCCATGGGCATCAGCAAGGCGATGATGGAGAAGGTTATCGTCGCAAAGTCGCGCTCGAGCAACAGCACCGCCATATGCGCTACTCGCTACGGCAATGTCATGGCTTCGCGGGGCTCGGTGATTCCGTTGTTCACCAACCAGATTCGCGCCGGCCAGCCCATCACAATCACCGACGCGGCTATGACCCGTTTCATGATGACATTGGACGACGCGGTCGACCTGGTGCTCTACGCTTTCCAGCATGGCAACCCCGGTGAGATCTTCGTGCAGAAGGCCCCGGCCGCAACGATCGAGACTTTGGCTAGGGCCCTGACCGGCCTGCTGGGAGCCCCTGATCATCCGATCAGGATAATCGGTACGCGACACGGCGAGAAATTATTCGAGGCCTTGCTCAGCCGGGAGGAAAGAGTGGCTGCGGAGGACCTGGGCAACTACTATCGCGTTCCGCCGGATTTGCGTGATTTGAACTACGGAAAATTCTTCGAGCAGGGCGAGATCGAGATTTCGGAAGCGACAGACTACAATTCGCACAACACCACAAGGTTGGATGTCAAGGAGATGCAGGCATTATTGATGAAGCTTCGGTTTGTGCAAGCTATTGTCCGTGGCGAGCATGTCGAGCCCGAAGAGTGA